From one Oceanimonas doudoroffii genomic stretch:
- a CDS encoding TRAP transporter substrate-binding protein — translation MKRIWISLFAAAGLYHGQATAATTMRVATWLSPSSEMNITVLPTWGKWIEEATEGRVKLKLEHDLGAPQSMIDLVQDGAIDASWTYHGYFPGRFKLTSIAELPNLGAGAEAASVAHWRIHEKYLSQANEHGEVVVAGLFTHGPGEIHTREPLAGLADLHGKKIRIGGGVQSSIGQQLGITGVAAPTTKVYEMLTQGVVDGVFNPMNTKRSMRFKEVAPYTLKMPHGLYLGSFGIFIGEDFFDRISAEDRDAIMAVSGEKLSAMAARAWVQADKEAEQDALEYGNTITPASKQDVQLFAELTQSIEQNWLEDVADRKVDAGQALAEFRQIARDYQTQMDNQG, via the coding sequence ATGAAACGTATATGGATATCGTTGTTCGCCGCCGCCGGTCTGTACCATGGCCAGGCCACCGCCGCCACCACCATGCGGGTTGCGACCTGGCTTTCACCCAGCAGTGAAATGAATATCACCGTGCTGCCCACCTGGGGAAAATGGATAGAGGAAGCCACCGAGGGCCGGGTTAAACTCAAGCTGGAGCACGATCTGGGGGCCCCACAGAGCATGATTGATTTGGTTCAAGATGGAGCTATTGATGCATCATGGACGTATCATGGTTACTTCCCCGGCCGTTTCAAGCTTACCAGTATCGCCGAACTGCCCAACCTGGGGGCCGGGGCCGAGGCCGCCTCGGTGGCACATTGGCGTATCCATGAAAAATACCTGAGTCAGGCGAACGAGCACGGTGAGGTTGTGGTTGCCGGCCTGTTCACTCATGGTCCAGGAGAGATCCATACTCGCGAGCCCTTGGCCGGACTCGCCGACCTGCACGGCAAAAAAATTCGTATCGGCGGTGGCGTACAAAGCAGTATTGGCCAGCAACTGGGTATCACCGGCGTGGCCGCACCTACCACCAAAGTCTACGAAATGCTCACACAAGGGGTGGTGGACGGCGTGTTCAACCCCATGAATACCAAACGGAGCATGCGCTTCAAGGAAGTGGCTCCCTACACCCTGAAAATGCCCCACGGCCTGTATTTGGGCAGCTTTGGCATCTTTATCGGGGAAGACTTCTTCGATCGCATTTCCGCCGAAGACCGTGACGCCATCATGGCGGTATCTGGTGAAAAGCTTTCGGCCATGGCCGCCCGAGCCTGGGTTCAGGCCGACAAGGAAGCCGAGCAGGATGCGCTGGAGTACGGCAATACCATCACCCCGGCCAGCAAGCAGGATGTGCAGCTGTTTGCCGAGCTAACCCAAAGCATTGAGCAAAACTGGCTTGAGGACGTCGCCGACCGTAAGGTGGATGCCGGGCAGGCGCTGGCCGAATTCCGCCAGATTGCCCGTGACTATCAAACCCAGATGGATAACCAGGGATAA
- a CDS encoding TRAP transporter small permease — MIAHVSRLWCNSAAALKRLLNLTAGLMLLLMMLLTAVDVVGRYLFNRPLIGGAELIEIMLAASIFLILPTITWHNEHVAVDLLDPRFPRWLRALRDRLCHLFMAVGCGYMAMTVWKLAERAARYNSVSEYLSIPSAWAMFLIGVCLWLTAITFAVMTLLGDANALPATHSHPLEEATAL, encoded by the coding sequence ATGATTGCCCATGTTTCCCGGCTCTGGTGCAACAGCGCAGCCGCCCTAAAGCGGCTGCTTAACCTCACCGCCGGACTGATGCTGTTGCTGATGATGTTGCTTACCGCCGTCGATGTGGTGGGTCGCTACCTGTTCAACCGGCCTCTGATCGGCGGCGCCGAGCTGATTGAGATCATGCTCGCTGCCTCCATCTTTCTGATCCTGCCCACCATCACCTGGCACAACGAGCATGTGGCGGTGGATTTGCTGGACCCCCGCTTTCCCCGCTGGCTGCGGGCCTTGCGGGACCGGCTATGCCACCTGTTTATGGCGGTGGGTTGTGGCTATATGGCGATGACAGTATGGAAGTTGGCCGAGCGCGCCGCCCGCTACAACTCGGTCAGTGAATACCTGTCAATTCCCAGCGCCTGGGCCATGTTCCTGATCGGCGTCTGCCTGTGGCTGACCGCCATTACCTTTGCGGTAATGACCCTGCTCGGTGATGCCAATGCCCTGCCCGCTACTCACAGCCACCCCCTAGAGGAGGCAACCGCGTTATGA
- a CDS encoding TRAP transporter large permease: MMESLLGFGILLGLIFLRVPIAFAMAAVGVVGYAALMDFNFTGALSISARRLLDTAQDYGLSVIPLFILMGNLISRSGLSAELFQASHALVGHRKGGMAMAAITACGGFSAICGSSLATAATMSRVAIPPMRRYGYADSLASAAIAAGGTLGILIPPSVALIIYGILTEQSIRDLFAAGFIPGVLGVLLYLAAVRWVVWRNPKAGPPGNTMSRAEKWQALKGVSGILGLFTLVMGGIYLGVFTPTEAAGIGAAGSLFIAVKRRCLSLADLKDVLIETARTSAMLFLVVIGALIFSNFINRAGLPDHLVELITGFSVSPMMVLLMIIAIYLVLGAVFESMSMMLLTVPVFFPVIHSLGMDPIWFGIIVVVATEISLITPPVGMNVFVLTGMVKDLNSATVFRGVTPFWCADIVRLALLIMLPALTLWLPELLYR; this comes from the coding sequence ATGATGGAATCCCTGCTGGGCTTCGGCATTTTGCTGGGGCTTATTTTTCTGCGCGTGCCCATCGCCTTTGCCATGGCCGCCGTGGGCGTGGTGGGCTATGCGGCCCTGATGGACTTCAACTTCACCGGCGCCCTGTCGATCAGTGCCCGGCGTCTGCTGGACACCGCCCAGGACTATGGCCTGAGCGTGATCCCGCTGTTTATCCTGATGGGCAACCTGATCAGCCGTTCAGGCCTGTCCGCCGAGCTGTTCCAGGCTTCTCATGCGCTGGTGGGGCATCGCAAAGGTGGTATGGCCATGGCCGCCATTACCGCCTGCGGCGGTTTCTCCGCCATCTGCGGCTCCAGCCTGGCCACCGCCGCCACCATGTCGCGGGTGGCCATCCCCCCCATGCGCAGATACGGCTACGCCGACAGCCTGGCGTCCGCCGCCATCGCCGCCGGTGGCACCCTGGGCATTCTTATTCCGCCGAGCGTGGCGCTGATCATCTACGGCATCCTTACCGAGCAGAGTATTCGTGACCTGTTTGCCGCCGGCTTTATTCCCGGCGTGCTGGGCGTGCTGCTCTATTTGGCCGCGGTACGCTGGGTGGTATGGCGCAACCCCAAGGCCGGCCCTCCCGGTAACACCATGAGCCGGGCCGAAAAATGGCAGGCGTTGAAGGGGGTGAGTGGCATTTTGGGCCTGTTTACCCTGGTAATGGGCGGCATTTATCTGGGTGTGTTCACGCCCACCGAGGCTGCCGGCATCGGTGCCGCCGGCTCCCTGTTTATTGCCGTCAAGCGCCGTTGCCTGAGCCTGGCGGATCTGAAGGACGTGCTGATTGAAACCGCCCGCACCTCGGCCATGCTGTTCCTGGTGGTGATAGGCGCGCTTATCTTCTCCAACTTCATCAACCGGGCCGGCCTGCCCGACCATTTGGTGGAGCTAATCACCGGCTTTTCGGTGTCACCCATGATGGTGCTGCTGATGATCATCGCCATCTATCTGGTGCTGGGCGCCGTGTTCGAAAGCATGTCCATGATGCTGCTCACCGTGCCGGTATTCTTTCCGGTGATCCACAGTCTGGGGATGGACCCGATCTGGTTCGGCATCATCGTGGTGGTGGCCACCGAGATTAGTCTGATCACACCGCCGGTGGGCATGAATGTTTTCGTGCTGACGGGCATGGTCAAGGATCTCAACAGCGCCACCGTGTTCCGCGGTGTTACCCCCTTCTGGTGCGCCGACATCGTGCGCCTGGCCCTGCTGATCATGCTGCCGGCCCTGACCCTCTGGCTGCCGGAACTGCTTTACCGCTAA
- a CDS encoding penicillin acylase family protein, whose amino-acid sequence MPKKPVFLLSSLAGLSLLAGCNSLPGADEITIKRDQHGTPHIYAESTYGLFYGYGYAIAQDRLFQLDMARRSAQGKVAEVLGEEFLPLDIRVRQHYNPHAIQAQLDVLPAADRDILAGYAAGLNQWQARVFEAPDRLMPRQFIDYGFTPKPWNEFDVAMLFIGSMINRFGDYNTELENQQLLEALEQKHGQEQARQLFDTLAPHLSDEAPNTIPVGDWSVAGREQVKQRLTAGLAPAARESDAPLLAMNAPNPGRQGTLGWDGFREAPFSNILVLGKDKTQNASAVLINGPQFGFYQPAYTYSVGLHGAGYDVVGNSPTGYAMVEFGHNGHISWGSTWGAGDNVDLFRLELNPDHPEQYLYKGKYRPLEKEQQRIRVKDSEDMVITVYRSVYGPVVEYRPEDGVAYAKQRGWAGKEVSTLMAWNKVSKAKNHRQWRDQVSHSAINVNWYYADQDGNIGYALGGHYPVRHPGQDGRLPTPGDGSADWLGLYPFDTNPQVYNPSSGYISNWNNRPAEGFPNPDQWWYSWNTIDRVLEINSRVDAVDRLTPEQAWGLMMEASLSDPNARFFLPRLAELAGNSAQPQLRQAARLLAGWDYLNKDEDRDGRYDHAAAGLFREWLSEMLQETYQPLLPDAHLSWYTATGHGNADGVVANGYNISTGTKALGAWLNRTVINTDLLSGRDGEQLQLAALGRAIDNLSQRYGPDMQDWLAPVDVLEFTHKNYIGVPQANPEEAVRTPIAMNRGTENNMTVFAGGKASAWEVAAPGQSGFIAPDGTLSPHYRDQLDDFIEFRLKPVWLEQSDVDAASEKETVLAVRR is encoded by the coding sequence ATGCCTAAAAAACCCGTATTTCTGCTGAGCTCTCTGGCCGGCCTTTCCCTGCTCGCCGGTTGCAACAGCCTGCCCGGTGCCGATGAAATCACCATCAAGCGTGACCAGCACGGCACCCCTCATATTTATGCCGAGTCCACCTATGGCCTGTTTTATGGCTACGGCTATGCCATTGCCCAGGATCGGCTGTTTCAGCTGGACATGGCCCGCCGCAGCGCCCAGGGCAAGGTAGCCGAGGTACTGGGCGAGGAATTTCTGCCGCTGGACATCAGGGTGCGCCAGCACTACAACCCCCATGCCATTCAGGCCCAGCTGGATGTGCTGCCCGCCGCCGACCGCGACATTCTGGCCGGCTACGCCGCCGGCCTTAACCAGTGGCAGGCCAGGGTGTTTGAGGCGCCCGACCGGCTGATGCCCAGACAGTTTATTGACTACGGCTTTACCCCCAAACCCTGGAACGAATTCGACGTGGCCATGCTGTTTATCGGCTCCATGATCAACCGCTTCGGGGACTACAACACCGAGCTGGAAAACCAGCAACTGCTGGAGGCGCTGGAGCAAAAACACGGCCAGGAGCAGGCCCGGCAACTATTTGATACTCTGGCGCCCCATCTGAGCGACGAGGCCCCCAACACCATTCCGGTAGGCGACTGGTCTGTCGCCGGCCGTGAGCAGGTAAAGCAACGGCTGACCGCCGGCCTGGCGCCCGCCGCCCGAGAAAGCGATGCCCCGCTGCTGGCCATGAATGCACCGAACCCCGGCCGTCAGGGCACCCTGGGCTGGGACGGGTTTAGGGAAGCGCCCTTCAGCAATATTCTGGTGCTGGGCAAGGACAAGACCCAAAACGCCAGCGCCGTGCTGATCAACGGCCCCCAGTTCGGCTTCTATCAGCCCGCCTACACCTATTCGGTAGGCCTGCACGGCGCCGGTTATGACGTGGTCGGCAACTCCCCCACCGGCTATGCCATGGTGGAGTTCGGCCACAATGGTCATATCAGCTGGGGAAGTACCTGGGGCGCCGGCGACAACGTGGATCTGTTCCGGCTGGAGCTGAACCCGGACCACCCGGAGCAGTACCTGTACAAAGGCAAATACCGGCCGCTGGAGAAAGAGCAGCAACGCATTCGAGTAAAAGATTCGGAAGACATGGTCATCACCGTCTATCGCTCCGTCTACGGTCCCGTGGTGGAATACCGGCCCGAAGACGGCGTGGCCTACGCCAAACAGCGAGGCTGGGCCGGCAAGGAGGTGTCCACCCTGATGGCCTGGAACAAGGTCAGCAAGGCGAAAAATCACCGGCAATGGCGGGATCAGGTGTCCCACAGCGCCATCAACGTCAACTGGTATTATGCGGATCAGGATGGCAATATCGGCTACGCCCTGGGGGGACATTATCCGGTGCGCCACCCCGGACAGGACGGCCGCCTGCCCACGCCGGGAGACGGCAGCGCCGACTGGCTGGGGCTGTATCCGTTTGATACCAACCCCCAGGTGTACAACCCCTCCAGCGGTTATATCTCCAACTGGAACAACCGTCCGGCGGAAGGCTTTCCCAATCCGGATCAGTGGTGGTACAGCTGGAACACCATCGACCGGGTGCTGGAAATCAACAGCCGGGTGGATGCCGTGGATCGGTTGACCCCGGAGCAGGCCTGGGGTCTGATGATGGAAGCCTCACTGTCCGATCCCAACGCCCGCTTCTTTCTGCCCCGGCTGGCCGAGCTGGCCGGCAACAGCGCACAACCGCAGCTGCGCCAGGCCGCCCGGCTGCTGGCCGGCTGGGATTACCTGAACAAGGATGAGGACCGGGATGGCCGCTATGACCATGCCGCCGCCGGCCTGTTCAGGGAATGGCTGTCCGAGATGCTGCAGGAGACCTACCAGCCTCTGCTTCCCGATGCTCACCTGTCATGGTATACCGCCACCGGCCACGGCAATGCCGATGGCGTGGTGGCCAACGGCTACAACATCAGCACCGGCACCAAGGCACTGGGTGCCTGGCTCAACCGCACCGTCATCAACACGGATCTGCTGTCCGGTCGCGACGGCGAGCAGTTGCAGCTGGCCGCCCTCGGCCGGGCCATCGACAACCTGAGCCAACGGTACGGCCCGGACATGCAGGACTGGCTGGCACCGGTGGATGTGCTGGAGTTTACTCACAAGAACTACATCGGCGTACCTCAGGCCAACCCGGAGGAAGCCGTGCGTACCCCCATCGCCATGAACCGGGGCACGGAAAACAACATGACGGTCTTTGCTGGTGGCAAGGCCTCGGCCTGGGAGGTGGCGGCACCGGGTCAGTCCGGCTTTATTGCGCCGGACGGCACCCTGTCTCCCCACTACCGGGATCAGCTGGATGACTTTATTGAGTTCAGACTGAAACCAGTCTGGCTCGAACAGAGTGATGTGGACGCGGCCAGCGAAAAGGAAACCGTGCTGGCGGTAAGGCGGTAA
- a CDS encoding phenylacetic acid degradation protein PaaY, with product MNCYEIDGLVPVVEEGAYVHPSAVLIGDVIVERGAYIGPLASLRGDFGRIHVMENANVQDNCVMHGFPDADTQVLPWGHVGHGAILHGCVVGENALVGMNAVVMDGARVGDHSIVAAHAFVKAEMQIPDRVLAAGTPARVLRELRPDELEWKRQGTQTYIDLVGRCLNSLRPAVPLRTVEPNRPRLFENADYLPKYKA from the coding sequence ATGAACTGTTATGAAATTGACGGCCTGGTGCCGGTGGTGGAAGAAGGGGCCTATGTGCATCCCTCCGCCGTGCTGATCGGCGACGTGATTGTGGAGCGGGGGGCCTATATCGGCCCGCTGGCCTCGCTCAGGGGGGATTTTGGCCGTATTCATGTAATGGAAAACGCCAATGTGCAGGACAACTGCGTGATGCACGGCTTTCCCGATGCGGATACCCAGGTGCTGCCCTGGGGCCATGTGGGTCATGGTGCCATTCTGCACGGCTGCGTGGTGGGAGAGAACGCCCTGGTGGGTATGAACGCCGTGGTGATGGACGGCGCCCGGGTGGGGGATCACAGCATAGTGGCGGCCCACGCTTTCGTGAAGGCCGAAATGCAGATCCCGGACAGGGTGCTGGCGGCCGGCACCCCGGCCCGGGTGCTGCGGGAGCTGCGCCCGGACGAACTGGAGTGGAAGCGGCAGGGGACCCAGACCTACATCGACCTGGTGGGCCGCTGCCTGAACAGCCTGCGCCCGGCTGTGCCGCTGCGAACGGTAGAACCCAACCGCCCCCGGCTGTTTGAAAACGCCGATTACCTGCCCAAATACAAGGCCTGA
- the paaX gene encoding phenylacetic acid degradation operon negative regulatory protein PaaX → METRLSPLVQQALDHETVSGTSLIMSIFGDAISHRGACISLASLIDMVADFGFNERFVRTSVFRLGKDGWLSSERIGRLSFYRMTEQGFRRLREAENRIYVMEQKPWDGYWDLVLLSSVELEAKAQLKKELGWLGCAAIAPNLMGFPGLEQRRLRQLLIDLDMGEQVVVFRAQTQDLGLGVAPPLSRMISANWPLDEIRQRYEEFLALYRPMLGQLEDGEALDPMLAFQLRILLVHHYRRIQLRDPMLPAELLPADWPGMAARTLCANIYNLLYPTAEEYIWHKGRTAEGPLPPADAAFYQRFGGLRRHAQTADVSA, encoded by the coding sequence ATGGAAACCCGCTTATCTCCCTTAGTGCAACAGGCCCTGGATCATGAAACCGTCAGCGGCACCTCACTGATCATGAGTATTTTCGGTGATGCCATTTCCCACCGCGGCGCTTGCATCAGCCTGGCCAGCCTGATCGATATGGTGGCCGACTTTGGCTTTAACGAGCGCTTTGTGCGTACCTCGGTGTTTCGACTAGGCAAGGACGGCTGGCTGAGTTCCGAGCGGATTGGTCGGCTCAGCTTCTACCGCATGACAGAGCAGGGCTTCCGGCGCCTGCGGGAAGCGGAAAACCGTATTTATGTGATGGAGCAAAAGCCCTGGGACGGTTACTGGGATCTGGTGCTGCTGAGTTCGGTAGAGCTGGAAGCCAAGGCCCAGCTGAAAAAGGAGCTGGGGTGGCTGGGCTGCGCTGCCATCGCCCCCAATTTGATGGGCTTTCCCGGCCTGGAGCAGCGCCGGCTGCGCCAGTTGTTGATCGATCTGGACATGGGCGAGCAGGTAGTGGTGTTCCGGGCTCAGACTCAGGATCTGGGCCTGGGGGTAGCGCCGCCCTTGTCGCGGATGATTTCGGCCAACTGGCCCCTGGACGAGATCCGCCAGCGCTACGAGGAATTTCTGGCGCTGTACCGGCCCATGCTCGGTCAGCTGGAAGACGGTGAGGCGCTTGATCCCATGCTGGCGTTTCAGCTTCGCATTTTGCTGGTGCATCACTACCGTCGTATTCAGCTGCGGGATCCCATGCTGCCGGCGGAGTTACTGCCTGCAGACTGGCCGGGCATGGCGGCCCGCACCCTATGCGCCAATATCTACAACCTGCTGTATCCGACGGCGGAAGAATACATCTGGCACAAAGGGCGCACGGCGGAAGGCCCGCTGCCCCCCGCCGATGCCGCTTTTTATCAGCGTTTTGGCGGCCTGCGCCGCCATGCCCAGACGGCAGATGTGTCGGCCTGA
- the paaK gene encoding phenylacetate--CoA ligase PaaK, with protein MTTKLDHIETASVDELRSLQLERLQKSLQHAYDNVPMYKRKFDEAGVHPSDCKSLEDLSKFPFTTKQDLRDNYPFGLFAVPMDKIVRLHASSGTTGKPTVVGYTQQDIDTWADVMARSLRAAGLSNKDKIHVSYGYGLFTGGLGAHYGAERLGAAVIPMSGGQTEKQAQLIQDFQPDGIMVTPSYCLNIIDELERQMGDASQCSLRVGVFGGEPWSNGMRDEIEQRMGIDALDIYGLSEVMGPGVAMECLESKDGPTIWEDHFYPEIIDPVTGEVVADGGQGELVFTTITKEGLPVIRYRTRDLTRLLPGSARTMRRMDKITGRSDDMLIIRGVNVFPTQVEEQLLQFPQLTPHYQLEVSRHGHLDSLRIRVELRHDHASADLHSLEHHIKHRIKAMIGISTAIDVVGEGELPRSQGKAVRVVDLRKSA; from the coding sequence ATGACAACCAAACTGGATCACATCGAAACCGCATCTGTTGACGAACTGCGCTCACTGCAACTGGAGCGCCTGCAGAAGTCGCTGCAACACGCCTACGACAACGTACCCATGTACAAGCGCAAGTTTGACGAGGCCGGCGTGCATCCCTCCGACTGCAAAAGCCTGGAGGATCTGAGCAAGTTTCCCTTCACTACCAAGCAGGATCTGCGCGACAACTACCCCTTTGGCCTGTTTGCCGTGCCCATGGACAAAATCGTGCGCCTGCACGCCTCGTCCGGCACCACCGGCAAGCCGACCGTGGTGGGCTACACCCAGCAGGACATCGACACCTGGGCCGACGTGATGGCCCGCTCCCTGCGAGCTGCGGGTTTAAGCAACAAGGACAAGATCCACGTGTCCTATGGCTACGGCCTGTTCACCGGTGGCCTCGGCGCTCACTACGGCGCCGAACGCCTGGGTGCGGCAGTCATTCCCATGTCCGGTGGTCAGACCGAGAAACAGGCCCAGTTAATCCAGGACTTCCAACCCGATGGCATCATGGTAACGCCGTCCTACTGCCTGAACATCATCGACGAGCTGGAGCGGCAGATGGGCGATGCCAGTCAGTGCTCCCTGCGAGTAGGGGTGTTTGGCGGCGAGCCCTGGAGCAACGGCATGCGCGATGAAATCGAGCAACGCATGGGGATCGATGCCCTCGACATTTATGGCCTGTCTGAAGTCATGGGCCCTGGCGTGGCCATGGAATGCCTCGAGTCCAAGGATGGCCCCACCATCTGGGAAGACCACTTCTACCCCGAGATCATCGATCCGGTCACTGGCGAGGTTGTGGCCGACGGCGGGCAGGGCGAGCTGGTGTTCACCACCATCACCAAGGAAGGCTTGCCGGTGATCCGTTACCGCACTCGGGATCTGACCCGCCTGCTGCCGGGCTCCGCCCGCACCATGCGGCGCATGGACAAGATCACCGGCCGCAGCGACGACATGCTGATCATTCGCGGTGTCAACGTGTTCCCGACCCAGGTGGAAGAGCAGCTGCTGCAGTTCCCCCAGCTGACCCCGCACTACCAGCTGGAAGTGAGCCGTCACGGTCACCTGGATTCCCTGCGCATTCGGGTGGAGCTGCGCCACGACCATGCCAGCGCCGATCTGCATTCTCTGGAGCACCATATCAAGCACCGCATCAAGGCGATGATCGGCATTTCCACCGCCATCGACGTGGTGGGCGAAGGGGAGCTGCCCCGCTCCCAGGGCAAGGCGGTCCGGGTGGTGGATTTGCGCAAAAGCGCCTGA
- the pcaF gene encoding 3-oxoadipyl-CoA thiolase, producing MTDAFLCDMVRTPVGRYGGALSAVRADDLAAIPLRRLKENHPDLPWEKVDEVIMGCANQAGEDNRNVARMAALLAELPTQVPGTTVNRLCGSGLDAIGFGARSIKAGEARLVLAGGVESMSRAPFVMPKAIGAFSRANEVHDTTIGWRFVNPLMKAQYGVDSMPETAENVAERFGISREDQDLFALRSQQKTEQARASGILAQGMVPVLIHGRKGQVTEVSADEHPRPRTTLDDLARLPTPFRAGGSVTAGNASGVNDGAACTLLASGEAVAQYGLKPKARIVAMASAGVEPKYMGIGPVPAVRNLLENTGLSLNEMDVIELNEAFAAQALAVLRELGLQDDDARVNPNGGAIALGHPLGMSGVRLVMAAVNELKRTKGRYGLCTMCVGVGQGVALIVENID from the coding sequence ATGACTGATGCGTTTCTGTGTGACATGGTCAGAACCCCGGTGGGCCGCTACGGCGGCGCCCTGAGCGCGGTGCGGGCCGACGATCTGGCGGCCATTCCCCTGCGCCGGCTGAAGGAGAACCACCCGGATCTGCCCTGGGAAAAGGTAGACGAAGTGATCATGGGCTGTGCCAACCAGGCCGGTGAAGACAACCGCAACGTGGCCCGCATGGCCGCCCTGCTGGCGGAGCTGCCCACCCAGGTGCCGGGCACCACGGTGAACCGCCTGTGCGGCTCCGGTCTGGACGCCATCGGCTTTGGCGCCCGCAGCATCAAGGCCGGCGAGGCCAGGCTGGTGCTGGCCGGCGGCGTGGAGAGCATGAGCCGCGCCCCCTTTGTGATGCCCAAGGCCATCGGCGCCTTCAGCCGGGCCAACGAGGTGCACGACACCACCATTGGCTGGCGCTTTGTCAACCCGCTGATGAAGGCCCAGTACGGCGTGGACTCCATGCCCGAAACCGCCGAAAATGTGGCGGAACGTTTTGGCATCAGCCGGGAAGATCAGGACCTGTTCGCCCTGCGCAGCCAGCAGAAAACCGAGCAGGCCCGCGCGTCCGGCATCCTGGCCCAGGGCATGGTGCCGGTGCTGATCCACGGCCGCAAGGGTCAGGTGACCGAGGTCAGCGCCGACGAGCATCCCCGGCCCCGGACCACCCTGGACGATCTGGCCCGGCTGCCGACCCCGTTCCGTGCCGGTGGCTCGGTGACCGCCGGCAACGCCTCCGGCGTGAACGACGGCGCCGCCTGCACCCTGCTGGCCAGCGGTGAGGCGGTGGCGCAATATGGCCTCAAGCCCAAAGCCCGCATTGTGGCCATGGCCAGTGCCGGCGTGGAGCCAAAGTACATGGGCATAGGCCCGGTGCCGGCGGTGCGCAACCTGCTGGAAAATACCGGCCTGAGCCTGAACGAAATGGACGTAATTGAGCTCAACGAGGCCTTTGCCGCCCAGGCCCTGGCGGTGCTGCGCGAGCTGGGCCTGCAGGATGACGACGCCCGGGTCAACCCCAACGGCGGCGCCATTGCCCTGGGGCATCCCCTGGGCATGAGCGGCGTGCGGCTGGTGATGGCTGCGGTAAATGAACTGAAACGCACCAAAGGTCGCTACGGTCTGTGCACCATGTGTGTCGGCGTTGGCCAGGGTGTCGCGCTGATCGTGGAAAATATTGACTGA
- the paaI gene encoding hydroxyphenylacetyl-CoA thioesterase PaaI: MSELNPNELARQCAETMFANDACSQHLGLEIESVSPGEAVMTMRVQPWMLNGHGSIQGGILFTFADAAFAFACNGYNKVTIGQGCTIDYLKPAFNGEFLRARARELHRGGRTGTYDVVLENEAGETLALFRGRSYQVKGSILKEEHHD; the protein is encoded by the coding sequence ATGAGTGAACTGAATCCAAACGAGCTGGCCCGCCAGTGCGCCGAGACCATGTTTGCCAACGATGCCTGCAGTCAGCACCTGGGCCTGGAAATTGAGAGCGTCAGCCCCGGCGAAGCCGTGATGACCATGCGGGTGCAGCCCTGGATGCTCAACGGCCACGGCAGCATACAGGGGGGCATTCTGTTTACCTTCGCCGATGCGGCCTTTGCCTTTGCCTGCAACGGCTACAACAAGGTGACCATCGGCCAGGGTTGCACCATCGATTACCTCAAGCCCGCCTTTAACGGCGAGTTTCTGCGGGCCCGGGCCCGGGAGCTGCACAGAGGCGGTCGCACCGGCACCTACGACGTGGTGCTGGAAAACGAAGCGGGAGAAACGCTGGCCCTGTTCCGGGGGCGTTCCTACCAGGTGAAAGGAAGCATTTTAAAGGAAGAACACCATGACTGA